One genomic region from Candidatus Methanomethylicota archaeon encodes:
- a CDS encoding DUF2334 domain-containing protein, translating to MVFLLRFDDICPTMNWRIWLEVDELLLEGNIKPILAVIPNNKNQAFLIEKEKEDFWSYVKKRQKIGWIIGVHGYQHLCVTRNRGILGINSCSEFAGLGEEEQEDKIVKALEIFRANNVKPDLFIAPYHSFDYTTLHVLRKHGINVISDGFSLYPFVHHGVLWIPQQLWWFPKKTLPIGVWT from the coding sequence CTACTATGAATTGGAGGATATGGCTTGAAGTAGATGAATTACTTTTGGAAGGAAATATCAAGCCCATATTAGCTGTGATACCCAATAATAAAAATCAGGCCTTCCTCATAGAGAAGGAGAAAGAGGATTTCTGGAGTTACGTAAAGAAGAGGCAGAAAATCGGCTGGATTATCGGAGTCCACGGATATCAGCATCTATGCGTCACTAGAAATAGAGGTATATTAGGCATTAACTCCTGTAGCGAGTTTGCTGGTCTCGGCGAGGAGGAGCAAGAAGATAAAATAGTTAAAGCACTTGAGATCTTTAGAGCCAACAATGTTAAACCAGACTTGTTCATTGCGCCATATCACTCATTCGATTACACAACCCTACACGTATTGAGAAAACACGGTATAAATGTGATCTCTGATGGGTTCTCTCTTTATCCTTTTGTTCACCATGGCGTCTTATGGATTCCACAGCAACTATGGTGGTTCCCCAAGAAAACGTTACCTATAGGGGTGTGGACAAT